The genomic interval TCCTCGCGCGAATCGCGGCGAAGAACCCGATCCTCTCCGCGTTCACGACCGTGTTCGACGAGGACGCGCGCCGAGAAGCGCGCGCGAAGGACAAGGAGCTCGCGAAGCGCCCTGGCGATCTTCCGCCGTTCTTCGGCGTGCCGACGGCCGTCAAGGACCTGAACCTCGTCGCTGGCAAGCGCATGCAGTTCGGCTCCCGCGGGGCGAAGGTCACCTGGTCGCCGGTCGATTGCCGCACGACGGGCCGGCTCCGCGACGCGGGGTTCGTCTTCCTGGGCAAGCTCGCGACGTCCGAGTACGGCATCATGCCGATCACCGAGCCCGACATCCACCCGCCCACGGCGAACCCCTGGAACCTCGAGCACACCGCGGGGGGCTCGAGCGGCGGGTCGGGCGCCGCGCTCGCGGCGGACCTCGTTCCCATCGCGCAGGGCAGCGACGGGGCCGGGTCGGTCCGTATTCCGAGCGCGTTCTGCCACGTGTTCGGGTTGAAGCCGTCGCGGGGGCGCATCCGCAACGCGTTCATGCTCCCGGACGAGACGCTCCTCTACACGGACGGCCCGCTCGCCCACTCGGTCGACGACGCGGCGGCCATGCTCGACGCGCTCGCCGGGATCACGGTCGGCAAACCCCACTGGGCTCCCCCTCCGCCGAGGCCTTTCGCCGAGCTCGCCAAGCGACCTCCAGGGCGCCTCCTCGTCCGATTCACCACCACGAACGATCTCGTGGCGACACCCCCGGAGATTCGTGCGCACGTCGTCCGCGCGGCCAAGGTGCTCGCTGACCTCGGGCACGACGTCGAGGAGCTCACCACCACCCCGGGGCTCTCCCTCGAGGACTTCCTCCCGCTCTGGCAGAAGCTCGCCGCCGACGTGCCGCTCGTGCGGTGGAAGGACACACAACCCGTGACGCGCTGGGTGGCCGAAGGTGGAGCGCGGTACTCGCACGCCGAGGTCGAGGGCATCCGCAAGGAGCTCGAACGGCGCATCCTCGCGTGGCTCGGCGAGACGGACATCGTGCTGACGCCCACCGTGGCCCTCCCCCCTCCACGGCTCGGGCTCGCGCGTTCCCCCGACGGCCCGGCCGAGATCTTCCGGCGCGCCGCGGAGCTCGGCGCCTACACGGCCGCGTCGAACATCACGGGCCAGCCCGCGGCGTCCCTCCCCATCGGGCTCACCGAGCAAGGGCTCCCCATCGGCCTCCAGATCGTGGGGCGCAGGTTCGCCGATGCGGAGGTGCTCGCCATCTCCCGCGTGCTCGAAGAGGCGCTCCCGTACCGAAAGCGGCGCGCGCCCGTCGCCATCGCCTGAGCGTGATCGGGGCGAGCGGCGACGGCCCCTCGCCCCGCACGTGGCGGACTACTCGCGGATTTGCTGAGCCAGGTAGTGCGCTTCGCCCACCTGCTTGATGAGCTCGAACTGAGCTTCGATCCAGTCGACGTGCTCTTCCTCGGACTCGAGGATGCTCCGGAGCATGTCTTGGGTGCCGTGATCGCCGACGTCACGGCACACGGCGATGGCGCGGTTCAAGAGCGGCACCGCCACGAGCTCGACGGCGTAGTCGTTCTTGAGCATCTCGTGCACGGTCTGGCCGATGTTCACCTTGCCGAGGCGCTGCACGTTGGGCAATCCCTCGAGGTAGAGGATGCGCTCGATGAGCGCGTCGGCGTGCTTCATCTCGTCGATCGACTCGTGGTGGAGCTTGTGCGCGAGGCGCGCGTAGCCCCAGTTTTTCAGCATCTTGCCGTGCAAGAAGTACTGGTTGATGGCCGTGAGCTCCCCGGTGAGGATCTCGTTCAGGAGGTCGATGACCTTGGCGTCGCCTTTCATGCCCCGAAGGTGCCAGACCCGACGGCACGAAGCAACGTAAAGCGTTGAAATAACACGATAATTGTCTTGACTTTCACTTTCAGCGGCGGGGTTCGAGCCGGACTTCCCTCGCGATTCCGTGCGCTTCGGGGCCGCAGCTCGTGCGCTGGACGAAGGTCCTCGGGCGCAGGTTCGTCGCACGCTCGATCAGCGGTGCGGGGCGTCGCCGAGGATGTCGAGCGAGAGCCAGACGTCGACGCCGTCGCGACCGATGCGACGCGACCCGAGCGCGCGGAGCACGAAACACTGGCACGCATCCCGGAGCTCCACTCCGCCGAACGCTCCAAGGAGGGAGACGGCCTCGAGGTCGGCGTCGGCGCCGGCCATGAGGCTCACGCGACGCGCGACGGGGAGCACACCACGCCCGCCGACCCACGACGTTCGGGCGGCGAGGTAGGGCGCCGGGACGTCCGCCCCGCCCTCCCCGAGGCGCCTCGCCGCGAACGCGTCGGACGCCGTCGCGAACACGGCGTGCACGTGGAACCGAGCGCCCTCCTCACGCCCGAGGCGCCCTCGTACGCCCGCGTAGAGCGCTCCACCTTCGCCCGTGTCGCGGTCGACCCACGCCCCCTCGCCCGCGGCTGCGACGAGGGGATGACGCGCGCCGAGCCTCGCGTGCGCTCCCGCCACCGCGCGCGTGGGCTCGGTCGTCGCGACACCGAGCGCCAAGGTGAGCTCGAGGGACGTGGAGGTCGCCGGGACACCGAGCAGAGACCGTGCCCCCACCGAGCCGGCGAGCGCCCCACGGTGAGGAACGTCGCCCGACAGGGGCGGTAGGCCGAGCGGAGGCGGGCCCGAAGAGCGTGTGCCCACGGTCCCCGTCACGACGGGCTCCACCACGTGCACGAGCGATCCGTCGCCCGAGAGATCACGCGCGAGGGGGAGCGCGAGCGTCGTGCGGACGAGGCCCGAGACCATCCCGTCGGCGCCGTCGGCCACCGAGGCGGCTCCGGCCTCGGCCTCGGCGCGTGAGCGCGCGACGAGCGGGCCGACCTCTCCGACGGCGGCGGTGCCGAGGCGTGCCCTCCCGAACGACTGCGCCCCCCCGGCCGTCCCGAGGGCCGCGCCGAAGGCGTCCGCGCGGGCCGCGAGCCTCCCGTCACGGCTCGCCGCGCGGAGCACGGTCGAGACCGTCGGGCCCGCCGCGTCGAACGCGCCGAGGTCTCCGCCGCGGAACGACGTGGCGCGTGCCCCCATGGAGACCGCGAGCGGCCCACGAGCGAAGGTCGCGTCGGCCGCGGCGCGATCCCATGGTTTGGAGGCCTCGTCGAGCCTCGTGGTCGCGCGGAGCGCGCGCCGTCCGCGGAGGGCGTCGACGTCCCACGTGAGCTCGAGGCCCGAGCGGACCGTGTGGCCCCGGACGTCCACGACCACCCCGGTCTCGCGGAGGTGGTCGATCCGCACGTGCGCGCGGCTCTCCCGCGACGAGAGCCGGACGTCGGCCACGGCACCCCCTCGAACGTAGGCGCCCCCACGGAGGTCGAGGGCGTTCTCGCCGAGCCTCCACGGCAGATGCGCCCCGAGCCCCATATAGAGACCGTCGCTCGCGCGGTAGGCCACGTCCGGAGGAAGGAGCCCTGGTTTCGTCGGCGCGCGGAGCCAAAACACCGGCAACCAAAACACGGGGACACCGAAGGTCGTGAGGACCGGCCGATCGAGCAGGAGGTCGCCGGGAGGCGCGACCTTCGCTCCCGAGAAACGCACGCCAAGCGGCGCGCCGAGGCACGGGCAGAAGCCGAGGGTCCCTTCGCCTTCGAGCTCGAGGGGGCCTCCGGAGCGTCGCCTCAGGCGAACGTGGGAGCTTCGCAGGTGGAACGGCGGAGAGTCGACGCGGACGTCTCCGTCGAGCACGACCTCTTGCCGCTCGCCGTCGAAGCTCACTTGCGACGCGTGGACCTCTGCGTCCGCGGCGTGGACGACACGCGCGGGCGCCCAGGCCGTGAGCGCGGCCGCGAGTGCCCACGTTCGGGCGAGAATCGTTCGTAGAGGCCGACGCAAACGGCCAGCACTCTACCAGGTCACGCCCGGGGCCGTCCTCGCCAACACGAGAGACGCGGCCTCGGGGGAAGGCGCTCCGTCCAGGCACAACCACCTGAAACCACTCGACAATCAGGCGCCCGAGGACGAGCGCGAGGGTCTGTCAGTACGTACGAGCGCAGCGTCCGCCGCCCTTGCCGTACTGCCACGTGACGGGCTTCCAGTTGCCGGGGTTCGCCGCGCGCCCCGCGAGGTAGTTCTCGTTGTACCGGGCGTGGCCCTCCCACGAGTATCCGACGAGCGGGAGGTGCGGCAGTGGCCCCGAGTACCGAAGCACGCCGTTGTTGTCGCCGCGCGTGCAGGCCGTCTCTCCGGGCCCGGGCGAGGCGGACGTGTCGCAGAAGTCCTGGATCGCGCCCGAGGGGTTCGTGGGCGGCGCGTCGACCCACCCCGTCTCGAGGTTCAATCCGCCGATGTCGTACCAGCCTTCGCCGTTGGCCGAGACGGCCTGGGTCACGTCCATCTGGAAGCGGCCCGGGGCCGAGATGAGCGGAGACGAGTCGTTCGCGAGGTTGATGAGCGAGTTGTCGGCGTTGCGGAGCGGGTAGCGGTAGAAGATGGGCTGGTTCGCGACACACCCGGGCCAGCCGTTCACGCAGTTGAACCCACCGTGCTGCCCGTTGCGCCAGTTGAACTGGCCGAGGTCGAGCATCGCGGCCCAAGGCACGTACACGTTGCCGGCCGCGATGGGCTGCGGGTTCGTACCCCACACCTCCCGGTAGTCGGTCATGCGAGCGAGCTCGCCGCCGTCCCACGCGCAGAAGGCCATGTACACGAGCGACATGGTGCAGTTGATGGGCTTCTCGTCGAGCGTCGCCTGAGAGTGCGTTCGCGCCGGGAGGCGGAACACCCCACGAGTCGCCGCGTCCCAGTAGTAGGTAGAGTGACCTTCGGAGCCCGTCCCCACGTAGCAGCCGTCGAGGGTGTTGATGGGATCGACCGCGAAGAGACCGAGCGCCGTGACGAGGGAGAGACGCGCGGCTGGCGTGGCCGTCTGCGGGAGCAGGTCGAGCAGTCCGGGGAAATTCGTATCGACGTACTCGAGCTGCGAGCCCGGGTTGGCAGCCGCGTAGGCCTTGGTCCAGGCCCGGAGGTCGGCGGTCCCGTAGGTGGCCGTGACCGCGTTGACGAACCGGCGGATTCGGCCCGCCGTGATC from Myxococcales bacterium carries:
- a CDS encoding amidase, yielding MDEIVTKGAVELAALLRRREVSSEEVVGAFLARIAAKNPILSAFTTVFDEDARREARAKDKELAKRPGDLPPFFGVPTAVKDLNLVAGKRMQFGSRGAKVTWSPVDCRTTGRLRDAGFVFLGKLATSEYGIMPITEPDIHPPTANPWNLEHTAGGSSGGSGAALAADLVPIAQGSDGAGSVRIPSAFCHVFGLKPSRGRIRNAFMLPDETLLYTDGPLAHSVDDAAAMLDALAGITVGKPHWAPPPPRPFAELAKRPPGRLLVRFTTTNDLVATPPEIRAHVVRAAKVLADLGHDVEELTTTPGLSLEDFLPLWQKLAADVPLVRWKDTQPVTRWVAEGGARYSHAEVEGIRKELERRILAWLGETDIVLTPTVALPPPRLGLARSPDGPAEIFRRAAELGAYTAASNITGQPAASLPIGLTEQGLPIGLQIVGRRFADAEVLAISRVLEEALPYRKRRAPVAIA
- the bfr gene encoding bacterioferritin, with translation MKGDAKVIDLLNEILTGELTAINQYFLHGKMLKNWGYARLAHKLHHESIDEMKHADALIERILYLEGLPNVQRLGKVNIGQTVHEMLKNDYAVELVAVPLLNRAIAVCRDVGDHGTQDMLRSILESEEEHVDWIEAQFELIKQVGEAHYLAQQIRE